The sequence AAAGAGATTGGTTTTGCCCCTCATATATTTTTGGTCTATCATCTTTCTCCAAGGTTTCCCTTCCCCTTCATAATATCTTTTGACCCAAGACCCTAGCAGGCAAAGGTTAATATCTTGCAGGTTTGGAATGCCTAGGCCTCCAAATTCATTTTTCATGCAGACCAATTTCCAGTTAGCTAAGTGCAACTTCTTGTGGCCTTCAAAGTCATTCCACGAACAGTTTGCCATTTCGGTGTTTATAATATCTATTGCCCATTTAGGGAATTTAAAGAAAGACGGCAAGTAAATAGGGATGCTAGCCAGGCAGGCCTGGATGAGGACTATTCTCCCTCTATAAGAAAGAAGGTTATCCCTCCAGCCAGCAATTCTTTTCATGACCTTGTCAATTAGAGGTTGGATGTCTTCTCTCCTAAGTTTATCATAGTGCAGAGGAATGCCCAGATATTCAATGGGGAAAGATCCCTCAGCACACTCTAGTGTATCCAGAAAAGCCCTAACCTCAGCATTTTCCATATTAATAGGAATGAGCTCACTCTTATTGTaattgattctcatgcctgagatgTTCTCAAAGCAAGATAGAACCATTTTCAGGTTCCTAGAATGATCTAGGTTCTTATCCAGGAATAGGATGGTGTCATCAACATATTGAAGACATATAATCCCTTCAGGACAAACCTCGGGGCATAGGCCTTTAATCAATCAACGGTCAGCTGCTTTCATTAGCATCCTAGTGAGTGCATCAactactgaaagtgctagttatcgactagaggggggtgaataggcaatttttatgaaagtcttcaaaacgtggaagtttcgaagacaaacaatagaaataacctaattaatatgcagtggaagataaactacacaggcaagccatagtcaggtatgcgataatgtgaaagtacaaagactaatagcagccaGGTAGTAAGGAttgggatggaagatagtatgaagccaacaaacaattgtagtcaagcaatgaagtcaaacaggtatgacaattaagcaatgacttcacgaagacaaacaataagtaaagaagggagaggatagaaccggtcacttgttgaagacacaggatttgttggaccagttccagttgctgtgacaactgtacgtctggttagggaggctgagattcaactcagaagaccgtgtcttcaccttattccccttgagctaaggacacccagtcctcgcccaatcactctggtaagtcttcaaggtagactttcgaaccttcacagacttcgttcaccggcgaccacaatgactcttggatgctcagaacgcgacgcctaaccggctggaggatacacagtcctcaagtgtaataagtctttaggtcacacagacagaaagacttcagtgatctaacactctttggctctgggtgtttgggctttgtcctcgcaaggatttctttctctcaaaggcttcgaggtgggttgctctcaaacgacaaaagccgtgtactaactctgagcagccaccaatttatggtgtagggggtgggctatttatagccacaaggcaacccgacctgatatgtccgaaatgaccctaggtcactaaggaactgacacgtgttccaacggttagatttcaaacacacacggcaactttacttgggctacaagcaaagctgactcatccagctctggataagatttgctctcattgtcttcgctcgaagacataggatttgggttgagcatcacttcagtcattctgacttagttcacttggaccccacttaacagtatggtggttcctatgactcaacaacgaagaaaaggaaacaacgaaacgacacagtcttcgcgctccatagtcttcacttaatgtcttctcaagtcatagtcttcaatatgaatatcttcatataccaccattgtcgtcaatgtcttcatacatttttaggggtcatctccggtaggtaaaccgaatcaatgaggggcactacctgcgttatcctgcaattctcacaaacgcattagtccctcaaccaactttgtcgtcaatactccaaaaccaacaaggggtgGCACTGGATGCACTTACAACTACAATGTTAAATAACAAGGGGGAAATGGGTCCCCTTGCCTCAAACCTTTGCCAGAAAGGAAGAAATCACTCTCAGTATTGTTTAACTTGACCCCTACTGGCCCCCCTCTGGTGATCTGCAGGATCAAGTGGATCCATTTCTCCCCAAAGCCTCTGTTTCTAAGGAGTTCTTCAAGGAATTCTATATTCACTTTATCAAAGGCTTTTTCATAATCTAACTTAAGGACTAGACGTTGCTTTTTACTAGAATGAAAAGAGTGCAACACCTCATGAGCTGTGACCACACTCTCCAGGATATATCTACCTTTCAAAAAGGCAGATTGATTGTTGGCTATGAGTCTTTCCAGTATCATAGCTAGTCTATTAGTGAGtactttggtgaaaattttaaaactAGAGTTGAGTAGGCTAATAGGTCTAAATTTCTTCCTACTGGAAGCATCAGCTTCTTTTGGAATCAAGGTTAGCATAGCAAAATTAAGCCTATGGATAGCCAAATCCCCTCTATGGAAGACCTGAAACATGGCTATCAGGTCTTTTTTAGGTCCCAAAAGTGCTGATAGAAGAAAAAGGAAATCTCATCTGGGCCAGGGGCCCCATCTAGGTAAGATTCAAAGACAACCCTTTTAATCTCTTCCCAGAAAAGGGAGCTTCTAGAATCTCATTCTCAGTATTCTTAACTTTTTCCTCactagagaagaaagatggatttAGGTGGAAACCTTCTCTATCTTCTTGTTTAAACAAGTTTTTATAGTAACTACAGGCTATATCAAGCATTCCTTTAACATCAGTGACTGGACCCTGTGGTCCATCCAAGGAGTGGATGGTGGTTTTCCTCCTCCTGTTTCTGATTGCTCAACGGCGGGTATCCTATATGGGAGTGAAAAAGATGATACTACCCTTTATACGTTTAGAGGGGTTTGTACCAAAGCGGGACTTATTTTCATAATATTGCATGCATTTCAACAACTTTTTTGATACTAACTGCTTCGGCGGCTCGCTAGAGTTCTAATAAGCGACGATGGCGAGCCCGGGCACGTGACCAAGGTGCCCGTACAATAAAATCACCCGTGTTTGCCGGTTTTAAAGTTAAGGTACCATTTATATACATGGAAGTTAAGCGATAAAAAATATACTTGTCTCATTCGTTAATGAGGCGAGGTAAATCTTTTACCTTCGttttaaaaagaagaagaaagttaGGCGGGCACACATGTGAGAACGAAGGATACACATAAGATCCGGCAGGGCCACCACCGTTTCGCCGCGCCCGTGTAATCGTACACGTCGCGGGCGAGCAAGTCGGCAAAGCCGCAAAGGGCAGGTAGATATTTTGGGGAGTGAATTGCACAGAACATCAACTTCAGGGGCGCTTATAACACTTTACCCCaccttttggagaagttttcacAAAACCACAACCTTTGGGCTAACTAGTAACACACGTCCCAAATCCAGCACACACAGTCCAAATCCTCTAACTAATGCCCGTACTAACAGCCACCTGCATCTGCGTGCATGCCGTCTCCTCCCAAGCCAGAGTCGACGGCTAGCTCGTCGCTGGCAGCTCGCTGGTTCGTCCATCCCGACGTCGTCTCCTCCACCAGCACCTCTTCCTTGGTGTCAGCGTTGGCTCGTCCACCCAGCGGCATCGTCGACGCCGTCGGCCATCCTGTACAGAGCTCCTCCCCAACGAGTTTAGGCTGCTTCCTTTGTCCTTTCTTTTTTCAGAGTTCAACAGCAAATAGCTACAGATTTTCTTCAGTGTAATCCAGCGATGCATCATGTTGTGTATCTGTGAATATGAACCAATGAAAACTGACACAAAAGAAACTATAGAATGATCCAAAATAGCTACGACTGAATCAAAATTTGTGATACTTATTTGTAAAATAGCTATAGAAATGAACCAAAGTAGCTACAGAATGAATAAAATATTTCAAACTGAAGCATATATAAGACTAGAACAATACTTAAACGGACAATATCCGTGGTTATCTAGAAGTTTGCAACTTTCATAAGTTGTCTTACAGGAATAAAATATGTGTTGTAACATAAGCATCCATATAGTTATGTGCTTAAGTTACTTAAACCTGACACTTACAAGTCACTGTGCCTAGATCCCCAAAATATGTAATGTAACATAAGCATTCATTCAAGTCTGAGTTTTTAGTTACATAAACCTGGCATTTACAAGTCAGTTTTCATAAAGATGTAAACTTTTCATTCACAAAAGAAGCCTTCGACATAGGATTTTCTTCAGTGGTTGCCACTGGCAGTGAAGTACTCCATGAATCTGCCCCCTGTTGAACCTGAACCCCTCATTACTGGTAGCTTCTCTCTAGTATTAGCTGCAGCTGGTTGTGAAGCAACTTCTTGTATGTCAAACCCATGAAAAGGATCATGTGCTTCGAAGACCGCATGCGCATGAAAAGGATCTTGAATTGCAGCTTCAGCTTGTCCTCTGCCTCTGCCTTTTCCACGGCCTCTTCCGCTTCCATTTACTTGTGCTCTTCCTCCCCCTCTGCCTTTGGCTGCACCAGTTGAAGTATCTGCTTcagcttgagcatgaacatgaactgGTGCTGCTTCAGCTTGAACATGAACAGGTGATGCTTCGGCTTGACCATGAAGTGGTGTTTCTTCAGCTTGATCATGGATTGGTCCTTCTTCAAATATTCTTCTATTACTCTGAGCAACCAGTACAAACACTCAAAGTTGTGTTAACAAGCAGAAACATATGCTAATTACATTTATGAATATGTGAATTACCTTGTGCTTGTTTTTTCTTATCGCCAAGTCTACTCTCAGTGGTGTGGTACAACTGGTATACTTGTGACCAGGTTTGTGGCAGTTCGAGCATGTCGTTGTTGTCATCCTATGTCTAGAACCCGGCTGAGGCACCTCATGCACTCCCTTCCTTCTGCTCTTCTTAGGTCTTCCAGGATGTCTAGTGAAAATTGGTGGGTCAATATCGGGTGTTTCAGTCTTTGTCCAACTATCTTTGCTAGGGACAGGGTATATAATATTGTTGTAGGCAACCTGGTACATAGCCCTTTTGAAGAATGCACTCATATAATCTTCAGGATGCTCTTTTTTCTTATAAATGCATGACACTGCATGTTTGCATGGCACACCATTAATGTCCCACCTTCTACATCCACATGTATTAGCATCGACATTAACAACATATGTTTTCAATCCAGAAGTAACTTGCCACAGCCCTTGACCTGCACATACTGGCCTACAATGCTTTGCCCTGGTCTTCTCAAGTTCCAACTTCTCTGCATAGTTTCGTGTGATCTCCCAATTTGAATTAACGAGCCCCTCTCTATTGCTGTTGTATCTGACCATTAGTTTTGTCCTAATGTTGTCTATCATGGTTTGAATGGGCTTGTCTCTAGTTTCTAGGATATACTTGTTGAATACTTCACTTAAGTTGTTCACCACTAAATCTGTTTTGCAATTTGTGTCCATGTCATGCCTTGCCCAATGCCTAGGTGGAATTTTGGACAACCATTCCCATGCACTTTCACTCTCAGCCTTCAAGTCACTCATAGCAGCATCATAATCAGACTTTTGGTAAGCATATGCAGCACTATCCATGTGTTTTTTAAGATCACCACCCTTGTGACCAGCAGTTTGAAAATTTGCGTAAATATGCCTAAGACAATATCTCTGATCACAATTAGGAAATACTTTGTCTATGGCATTCAGCAGGCCCTTTTGTCTGTCTGACATGATAGTCCACCTTCCAAATGGCCCTGAGTCGCCACCAAGAGCATACTTGAGTTGTTCAAGGAACCAACACCAATTAGGAATGTCTTCTTTGCCAACAACTCCAAATGCAATGGGGAACAAGTTGTTGTTGCCATCCCTTCCAGAGGCGGCCAACACTTGTGCTCCTGTAGTCAGCTTAACAAAGCATCCATCAAGACCAATGAATGGCCTACATCCATGCAAAAATCCCTCCTTAGATGCATTCACACAGAAGAATAAGCCATGAAACTTAGGATTCATTGCAGGTGGTGGCTGCTGAACCGTGGTCACGATGCATCGGCTGCCTGGGTTTGTATCAAGCACTGTCTGCAAGTAGTCCCTGATCCTCACATACTGTTGTTTGTGATTTCCTAACACAATATCCGCTGCTTTATTCCTTGCCCTATATGCCATCATAGGAGTGATGTCTACACCATGATTTCTCTTGGTAGTGTCTATTAGCGCGCTTATCTTCCAATCTGGATCGCCTCTAAAGTTCTCCTCATAcctgttgctcaaccatgtgctgtCCACTCTAGAAGTATCATAGGTAATGCCACAAGTATGAGGTAACACCATCTTCCTAATGCAAACAGTCTCTTCTCTCTTGATAGCTGAAGCTGTCATATAGAATTGGCAAAGTTCAGTCACACAACAAACATTGACCCGATCTCTATCATTTCTAAGATACATATAGTCTCTACTTTGAAGTATATGATAATTCTTCAAGGCTCTTCTGTATTGATGCATGTTCACAAAACACATATGCAAACAGAGTTGTTCACCTCCAAGCAACCTGCCCTCATCATACCACACTCTAGTTGGAAGTGGTTGTGCTCTACTCTTCTTGCATTTTGGTGCAACGGATATTGCAGGTTCAAAGCCATCATCATCGCTTGATATTATATCCATTCCAATATCCTCACTTCCTGGATCTGAAAGTTCACATGCTTGAGTGTTGGTTACATCTCGCAACTTTGCTTGTGAACCGAGAATAGCATCCTTCCTCAGTTTCTTCTTCTGCCATGCTTCTGCTCTCTTCTTTGATGGATTGCAAGAATCAAGTGTGCTATCTTCAATAGGAATAACAGGTGTATCATCTAGTAGTGGATAAAGGTCCTCAATATCGGTGTCGCCCTCCATGTGCTCCGCAGGATCTTCTTTCTGTCTCTTTAATCGAGCAAGATtttccaagtct comes from Triticum aestivum cultivar Chinese Spring chromosome 5B, IWGSC CS RefSeq v2.1, whole genome shotgun sequence and encodes:
- the LOC123113828 gene encoding uncharacterized protein; this encodes MEWSFNNSGIDVDDELWVVNVLPINGLGDNVQRIIGLSDITFLKLVSLVCSVGYNKKDTIYYQCGGLVGMELLDSNKKVTTMVNQYKSVKMLNLSVLRRPAPTRGKKRTRKQALLIEQPTKEGINEVIVEQENVLEEKVEVTEEEEEMAVVEEKEEMAVAENYDDEDLENLARLKRQKEDPAEHMEGDTDIEDLYPLLDDTPVIPIEDSTLDSCNPSKKRAEAWQKKKLRKDAILGSQAKLRDVTNTQACELSDPGSEDIGMDIISSDDDGFEPAISVAPKCKKSRAQPLPTRVWYDEGRLLGGEQLCLHMCFVNMHQYRRALKNYHILQSRDYMYLRNDRDRVNVCCVTELCQFYMTASAIKREETVCIRKMVLPHTCGITYDTSRVDSTWLSNRYEENFRGDPDWKISALIDTTKRNHGVDITPMMAYRARNKAADIVLGNHKQQYVRIRDYLQTVLDTNPGSRCIVTTVQQPPPAMNPKFHGLFFCVNASKEGFLHGCRPFIGLDGCFVKLTTGAQVLAASGRDGNNNLFPIAFGVVGKEDIPNWCWFLEQLKYALGGDSGPFGRWTIMSDRQKGLLNAIDKVFPNCDQRYCLRHIYANFQTAGHKGGDLKKHMDSAAYAYQKSDYDAAMSDLKAESESAWEWLSKIPPRHWARHDMDTNCKTDLVVNNLSEVFNKYILETRDKPIQTMIDNIRTKLMVRYNSNREGLVNSNWEITRNYAEKLELEKTRAKHCRPVCAGQGLWQVTSGLKTYVVNVDANTCGCRRWDINGVPCKHAVSCIYKKKEHPEDYMSAFFKRAMYQVAYNNIIYPVPSKDSWTKTETPDIDPPIFTRHPGRPKKSRRKGVHEVPQPGSRHRMTTTTCSNCHKPGHKYTSCTTPLRVDLAIRKNKHKSNRRIFEEGPIHDQAEETPLHGQAEASPVHVQAEAAPVHVHAQAEADTSTGAAKGRGGGRAQVNGSGRGRGKGRGRGQAEAAIQDPFHAHAVFEAHDPFHGFDIQEVASQPAAANTREKLPVMRGSGSTGGRFMEYFTASGNH